In Streptomyces chartreusis NRRL 3882, the following are encoded in one genomic region:
- a CDS encoding ATP-grasp domain-containing protein: MHLLLIGYNDTALAALDDCRPPGSVTLIEEKDLWDAKNLAPRAAKHACLGTVLFGRYQQDDHFLEAVRTAGPFDAVVAGLEYAVVAAAQAAELLGLAGAGTDAAMILRDKLRLREVTSSAGMTGPAFREIHCAADIADFARGRACVVKPAGRQASLGVLLLEAGADVEQAWQDCSQADEGVQLAKRPMEWRYLVEERMYGPEFSTEALVREGTVTFCNLTRKYTLPGPSPVETGHTVAGRTDPVWAREVQRLVDAIGYGSGILHAEWVLTDAGPQLIECAGRPPGDRIMDLIDLVYATNIHDRWIGMLLGEESGQHQGELTPRCAAAIRFLTGAGPGTIDHIQGVDLARSLPRVERVDISRSPGDVVKDVRSSWDRLGLVIATGATAAEAEAAADRAASSVTISMREISTVHNS; encoded by the coding sequence ATGCACCTCCTGCTCATCGGCTACAACGACACGGCACTGGCCGCACTCGACGACTGCCGCCCGCCGGGCAGCGTCACCCTGATCGAAGAGAAAGACCTGTGGGACGCCAAGAACCTGGCGCCCAGGGCGGCGAAACACGCCTGCCTGGGCACCGTGCTCTTCGGCCGCTATCAGCAGGATGACCATTTCCTCGAAGCAGTGCGCACGGCCGGTCCGTTCGACGCTGTGGTCGCGGGCCTGGAGTACGCGGTCGTCGCGGCAGCGCAAGCGGCCGAACTGCTCGGCCTGGCGGGCGCCGGCACCGATGCCGCGATGATCCTCAGGGACAAACTGCGGCTGCGCGAAGTCACCTCCTCGGCCGGAATGACGGGTCCGGCCTTCCGCGAGATCCACTGCGCGGCGGACATCGCGGACTTCGCCCGGGGCAGGGCCTGCGTCGTCAAGCCGGCGGGCCGTCAGGCGAGCCTGGGCGTGCTCCTGCTCGAAGCCGGCGCCGATGTCGAGCAGGCCTGGCAGGACTGCAGTCAGGCCGACGAGGGGGTGCAGCTCGCCAAGCGGCCCATGGAATGGCGCTACCTGGTAGAAGAGCGCATGTACGGCCCCGAGTTCAGCACGGAGGCCCTCGTCCGCGAAGGTACGGTGACCTTCTGCAACCTCACACGCAAGTACACCCTGCCCGGGCCGAGCCCCGTCGAGACCGGCCACACCGTCGCGGGACGGACCGATCCGGTCTGGGCACGTGAGGTGCAGCGGCTGGTGGACGCGATCGGCTACGGCAGCGGCATTCTGCACGCCGAATGGGTCCTGACCGACGCCGGCCCACAGTTGATCGAGTGCGCCGGCCGCCCCCCGGGAGACCGGATCATGGACTTGATCGATCTGGTCTACGCGACGAACATCCACGACCGGTGGATCGGAATGCTCCTGGGCGAGGAATCCGGGCAGCACCAGGGAGAGCTGACCCCTCGGTGCGCAGCGGCGATTCGCTTCCTGACCGGTGCGGGTCCGGGCACCATCGATCACATTCAGGGCGTCGACCTCGCGCGCTCACTCCCGAGAGTGGAGCGCGTCGACATCAGCCGCAGCCCCGGGGATGTCGTCAAGGACGTGCGCTCTTCCTGGGACCGGCTGGGTCTGGTCATCGCCACCGGTGCGACGGCAGCCGAAGCGGAAGCGGCAGCGGACCGCGCTGCGTCCTCCGTGACCATCAGCATGCGCGAAATCTCGACTGTTCACAATTCATAG